In one window of Pseudodesulfovibrio sediminis DNA:
- a CDS encoding 2-oxoacid:acceptor oxidoreductase subunit alpha codes for MSDSSMNIVIGGAAGQGLATIGRLLSKGVTRSGYHLLVNQKYMSRVRGGHNTYAIRVGTEPLFGPVESMDILVALNKESLELHKDMLTPGGIVVAGDDIETSDFNALRIPFKELAPKPLFYNVVALGILGALICHDLSILEQLLSETFAKKGEEIVQANIEVLRKSYAWVAAQTYDFSCIAPPHENVPARMMMNGNEAIAMGALAAGCNFVSFYPMTPATTVALTLIQKGAPLGLQYEQVEDEIAAVNMGLGASFAGARAMVTTSGGGFSLMVEGVSLAGVSETPLVCAVVQRPGPATGMATRTEQGDLNLVLNAGHGEFPRAVFAPADPVECFYLTHRAFDLAETYQTPVFILSDQYLSDSYRAVEPFDIDAMPKTARPMLEADEKTYKRYALTDDGISPRLVPGFSKALVRADSHEHAEDSTITEDGLNRVLQNSKRLSKQFGLEDEVIDPDYYGEEGADILLLCWGSSLGACLDAMEAASFEKSIAVLHFKQLFPLLEEQFMDFLEEAGTVVAVEGNATGQFARLVAQETGFMVREYILRFDGRPMTSEYVLRGLENII; via the coding sequence ATGTCAGATTCAAGTATGAATATTGTTATTGGCGGGGCCGCAGGTCAGGGATTGGCGACGATCGGACGCCTTCTCTCCAAAGGCGTTACCCGTTCAGGTTACCACCTGTTGGTCAACCAGAAGTATATGTCTCGAGTGCGGGGCGGGCATAACACCTATGCCATTCGCGTGGGCACAGAGCCCTTGTTCGGCCCGGTCGAATCAATGGATATTCTGGTTGCGCTCAACAAGGAGAGCCTTGAACTACACAAGGATATGCTGACCCCGGGGGGCATTGTCGTAGCGGGCGATGATATTGAGACCTCTGATTTCAATGCGTTGCGTATTCCGTTCAAAGAGCTGGCTCCAAAACCGCTCTTTTACAATGTCGTCGCCCTTGGTATCCTTGGTGCTTTGATCTGTCATGATCTTTCGATTCTGGAACAGTTGCTTTCTGAGACCTTTGCCAAAAAAGGGGAAGAAATTGTTCAAGCCAACATTGAGGTTTTGCGCAAATCCTATGCATGGGTTGCAGCTCAGACGTATGATTTTTCGTGTATCGCACCTCCTCATGAGAATGTGCCAGCACGGATGATGATGAACGGCAACGAGGCGATCGCAATGGGGGCTTTGGCCGCCGGATGCAATTTCGTGTCGTTTTACCCCATGACTCCGGCAACCACAGTTGCACTTACTCTCATTCAGAAGGGTGCACCGCTGGGGCTTCAATATGAGCAGGTGGAAGATGAAATTGCTGCTGTAAACATGGGACTGGGCGCATCCTTTGCCGGCGCACGCGCCATGGTGACCACATCGGGCGGTGGGTTTTCGCTGATGGTTGAAGGCGTTAGCTTGGCCGGTGTTTCCGAAACGCCACTTGTCTGTGCCGTGGTGCAGCGTCCCGGTCCTGCCACCGGGATGGCGACACGTACCGAGCAGGGCGACCTGAATCTTGTGTTGAATGCCGGTCATGGAGAGTTCCCACGCGCCGTGTTCGCTCCGGCTGATCCGGTGGAGTGTTTTTATCTCACTCACCGGGCTTTTGATCTGGCTGAAACATACCAGACCCCGGTTTTCATTCTTTCTGACCAATATCTTTCCGATTCATATCGCGCGGTGGAACCCTTTGATATCGATGCCATGCCCAAGACCGCCCGGCCCATGCTGGAGGCCGACGAGAAGACGTATAAGCGGTACGCGCTGACTGACGACGGTATTTCTCCGCGTTTGGTTCCTGGGTTTTCCAAGGCTCTTGTGCGGGCGGATTCGCATGAACATGCCGAAGATTCCACCATCACCGAGGACGGCCTCAATCGAGTGTTGCAGAATTCCAAACGATTGAGCAAACAGTTCGGCCTTGAGGATGAGGTCATTGACCCTGATTATTATGGTGAAGAGGGGGCTGATATCCTGCTCTTGTGCTGGGGCTCTTCTCTTGGCGCGTGTTTGGATGCCATGGAAGCGGCCTCCTTTGAAAAATCCATTGCCGTGCTGCACTTCAAGCAGCTCTTTCCTCTTCTGGAAGAACAGTTCATGGACTTCCTCGAAGAAGCGGGAACAGTAGTTGCGGTGGAAGGAAATGCCACCGGTCAGTTTGCACGGCTCGTGGCTCAGGAGACCGGGTTTATGGTGCGGGAGTACATCCTGCGATTTGATGGTCGTCCGATGACGTCGGAGTATGTCTTGCGTGGCCTGGAAAATATCATTTAG
- a CDS encoding ferritin: MLSEKMEAALNEQMNWEIFSAHIYLSMCSHFAQEGLGGFSAWMNAQYQEEMFHAMKFFAYINEAGGHAKIGQIDAPDYIWETPLAAFEEALAHEQGVTARINALADLAVEEKNHAVGIFLQWFIGEQVEEEDTVGDIVGKLKMLGDGGGMFMLDRDLGTRVFTPPTDA; the protein is encoded by the coding sequence ATGCTTAGTGAAAAGATGGAAGCTGCACTCAATGAGCAGATGAATTGGGAAATTTTTTCGGCACATATTTATCTGTCCATGTGCTCTCACTTTGCACAGGAAGGCCTTGGCGGTTTCAGCGCATGGATGAATGCGCAGTATCAGGAAGAGATGTTCCATGCCATGAAGTTCTTCGCCTACATCAATGAAGCTGGCGGTCATGCAAAGATCGGTCAGATCGATGCACCTGATTATATCTGGGAAACACCTCTGGCTGCATTCGAAGAGGCGCTGGCTCATGAGCAGGGTGTAACCGCCCGTATCAATGCTTTGGCCGATCTCGCCGTGGAAGAGAAGAATCATGCTGTCGGCATCTTTTTGCAATGGTTCATTGGAGAGCAGGTTGAAGAGGAAGATACCGTTGGCGATATCGTCGGCAAATTGAAAATGCTTGGCGATGGCGGTGGCATGTTCATGCTGGACCGAGACCTTGGCACCCGCGTGTTCACTCCTCCGACAGACGCTTAA
- a CDS encoding 2-oxoacid:ferredoxin oxidoreductase subunit beta, which yields MVSIEEYGEFETSWCPGCGNFSIVKSLKTALTELDIPPHELMVSSGIGQAAKMPHYMNCHMFNGLHGRSLPMAQGMKIANPEMTVVCVSGDGCSYGEGGNHFLAAIRRNLDITLLVHNNQIYGLTKGQASPTTARGQVTKAQPDGSRSEAFNPVATAVSMKAGFVARAFSGEPEHLVSVIKEAVNHKGFSMVDILQPCVSFNKVNTFSWYQERTYFLKDHDPQNWLAAMAKSEEFGESIPLGVLYENDRFPFVLGEKLAVHEYDNNDLKAVLQSYL from the coding sequence ATGGTTTCCATCGAAGAATATGGCGAATTCGAGACCTCATGGTGCCCTGGTTGTGGTAACTTTTCCATCGTCAAGAGTTTGAAAACGGCATTGACGGAGTTGGATATTCCACCGCATGAACTCATGGTTTCATCGGGTATTGGTCAGGCGGCGAAGATGCCGCATTATATGAACTGCCACATGTTCAACGGATTGCATGGAAGGTCATTGCCCATGGCACAGGGAATGAAGATTGCGAACCCTGAAATGACTGTTGTGTGCGTTTCTGGTGACGGATGCAGCTACGGAGAGGGCGGCAATCACTTTCTGGCCGCTATCAGACGTAATCTCGATATCACACTGTTGGTGCATAACAACCAGATTTACGGGTTGACCAAAGGACAGGCCAGCCCTACAACGGCGCGCGGACAGGTGACAAAGGCCCAGCCTGATGGTTCCCGCTCCGAAGCGTTCAATCCCGTGGCCACTGCGGTTTCCATGAAAGCGGGTTTTGTTGCTCGGGCTTTTTCCGGTGAGCCTGAACACCTTGTTTCCGTTATCAAGGAAGCGGTGAATCACAAGGGGTTTTCCATGGTTGATATTTTGCAGCCCTGTGTTTCCTTCAACAAGGTGAACACGTTTTCCTGGTATCAGGAACGAACGTATTTTTTGAAAGATCACGATCCGCAGAACTGGCTGGCGGCTATGGCGAAAAGTGAAGAATTTGGTGAAAGCATTCCCCTTGGTGTGCTGTACGAGAATGATCGGTTCCCATTTGTCCTTGGTGAGAAATTGGCCGTCCATGAATATGACAATAACGATTTGAAAGCGGTGTTGCAGTCCTATCTTTAA
- the ettA gene encoding energy-dependent translational throttle protein EttA — MSVESEKIIYSMYKVTKRHGQREVLKNVSLSYFYGAKIGVLGLNGSGKSSLLRILAGVDTEFEGEIQVKDGFSIGYLEQEPLVDDNRTVREVVEEGVGEIMDIIREYNAINEKFAEPMEADEMDALIERQGKVQEQMDAKGAWDIDSKLEMAMDSLRCPPGDTKVSVISGGERRRVALCRLLLQSPDILLLDEPTNHLDADSVAWLERFLSSFPGTVIAVTHDRYFLDNVAGWILELDRGRGIPWKGNYSSWLDQKQNRLAKEGKQEADRQKTLQRELEWIRMSPKGRRAKSKARINAYESMVSHESAQFADDLQIYIPPGPHLGKQVIVAENVTKSMGDKLLMEDVNFIIPPNAIVGIIGPNGAGKSTLCKMIVGDEQPDSGTMTVGATVELAYADQNRGSLTPGKTVYEIISGGNEFVKLGEREVNARAYCSRFNFAGQDQQKKVDVLSGGERNRVHMAQMLKSGANVLLLDEPTNDLDVNTMRALEDGLENFAGCVLVISHDRWFLDRIATHIIAFEGDSKVVMVEGNFNDYDADRKKRLGSDADQPHKLKFRKLTR, encoded by the coding sequence ATGAGCGTCGAGTCTGAAAAGATAATCTATTCTATGTACAAGGTGACCAAGCGTCACGGACAGCGGGAAGTGCTGAAGAACGTTTCGCTTTCCTATTTTTATGGCGCCAAGATTGGTGTTCTCGGTCTCAACGGATCGGGTAAATCCTCTTTGCTCAGAATTCTGGCAGGCGTGGACACGGAATTCGAGGGTGAAATTCAGGTCAAGGATGGGTTTTCCATCGGGTACCTCGAACAGGAACCATTGGTCGACGATAATCGCACCGTGCGCGAGGTGGTCGAAGAAGGTGTTGGGGAAATCATGGATATTATCCGTGAATACAATGCCATCAACGAGAAGTTTGCCGAACCCATGGAAGCGGACGAAATGGATGCGCTCATCGAGCGTCAGGGCAAGGTGCAGGAGCAGATGGATGCCAAGGGAGCCTGGGATATTGATTCCAAGCTTGAAATGGCCATGGATTCCCTGCGTTGTCCTCCCGGTGATACCAAAGTTTCCGTGATCTCCGGTGGTGAAAGACGCCGTGTCGCTTTATGCCGTCTGTTGTTGCAGTCTCCGGACATTCTGTTGCTGGACGAACCGACCAACCATCTTGATGCGGACTCCGTGGCTTGGCTGGAACGGTTCCTGTCTTCATTCCCCGGCACGGTTATCGCCGTTACCCATGACAGATACTTTCTTGATAATGTGGCTGGTTGGATTCTGGAGCTTGATCGTGGGCGCGGGATCCCCTGGAAGGGCAATTACTCTTCCTGGCTGGATCAAAAACAGAATCGCCTTGCGAAGGAAGGCAAGCAGGAAGCGGATCGTCAGAAGACGTTGCAGCGTGAATTGGAATGGATTCGTATGTCCCCCAAAGGACGTCGTGCAAAAAGCAAGGCCCGTATCAACGCCTATGAATCCATGGTCAGCCATGAGAGCGCGCAATTTGCCGATGACCTGCAGATTTACATTCCGCCGGGACCGCATCTTGGCAAGCAGGTCATTGTCGCAGAGAATGTCACCAAATCCATGGGTGACAAGTTGCTTATGGAAGATGTGAATTTCATCATTCCCCCCAATGCTATCGTCGGTATTATCGGCCCCAACGGAGCGGGTAAGTCCACGCTGTGCAAGATGATTGTCGGCGACGAACAGCCGGATTCTGGCACCATGACAGTGGGAGCTACCGTAGAGCTTGCTTACGCCGATCAGAACAGAGGGTCGCTGACGCCGGGCAAAACCGTATACGAAATTATCAGTGGCGGAAATGAATTCGTGAAGCTGGGTGAACGTGAAGTCAATGCTCGCGCTTACTGCTCTCGGTTCAATTTTGCAGGTCAGGATCAGCAGAAGAAAGTGGATGTCCTTTCCGGTGGTGAGCGGAACCGTGTGCATATGGCCCAGATGCTCAAATCCGGTGCCAACGTCCTGCTTCTTGATGAACCGACCAATGACCTTGATGTGAATACCATGCGCGCCCTTGAGGATGGTCTGGAAAACTTCGCAGGGTGTGTGCTGGTTATCAGCCATGATCGTTGGTTCCTTGATCGTATCGCCACCCACATAATTGCTTTTGAAGGCGATTCCAAGGTGGTCATGGTCGAGGGCAACTTCAATGACTATGATGCAGACAGGAAAAAACGGTTGGGTTCGGATGCTGATCAGCCCCACAAGCTCAAGTTCCGCAAACTGACCAGATAG